GGCGAAATCCGTGACGTCGCGATACCAGCCAGCGTCGATCATCGCATCGCCCTCCTTCGTGCGCGGACCAGTTCCACCAGCAGCGGGCTCAGCGAAAGCAGCACCACCACGGCGATGACCGGCAGCAGGTACGTGTCGATGTTCGGCACCGACGCGCCCAGCGCGTATCCAGCGAGCGTAACCCCGACTGTCCACAGCAGACCGCCGATTACCTGCCACAACGCGAATTTCGCGGCGGGCATCCCGGCGATGCCGACGAGCGGGTTCAGCACGGTGCGGACCACCGGGATGAACCGCGCCAGCACCACGGCCTTGCCCAGGCCGTACCGGGTGAGCAGCGCCGATCCGCGCGCGACGCCCTCGTGCAGGTGCTTGTTCCGCACCCGGACGAGCAGCGCGCCGCCGCCTCGCCGGCCGAGGACGTATCCGGTCTGCGCGCCGAGCAGCGCTCCGGCCGCGGCGGCGACGATGACGGCCGCGAGCGGCAGGTGGAGCTTCGACGAGGCCGCCAGCACCCCCGCGGTGAACAACAGCGAGTCGCCGGGCAGAAAGAAGCCCACGAGCAGGCCGGTCTCGGCGAACATCACCGCGAAGACGCCGAGCGGGCCGAACGCGGCCAGCAGCCACTTCGGGTCGAGCATGCCACCTCCAACTACTACACAACTGTCGAAATTCTACATGAACGTAGTAGTGAGCTGAGCTGCTTCGACAAACCGGTAGAATTTGGGGCATGCGCAACGGACGGGGCGAGAGCGCCCGGCGAGCACCCGGCGAGCTGGAGGCCGAGGTGCTCGCCGTGCTGTGGGAATCCGACGAGCCGATGTCGGCCGCCGGCGTGCAGGAGCGGCTCGGCGGCGGACTGGCCTACACCACTGTCGTCACGATCCTGTCCCGGCTGTTCGAGAAGGGCGTGGCGACCCGCGAGAAACAGGGCCGCTCGTTCACCTACCGCGCCGCCGACGACGAACCCGGGCTCGCCGCCCGCCGGATGAGCAAGGTGCTCGACGCGGAAGCGGACCGGTCCAGCGTGCTCGCGAAATTCGTCTCGAACCTGTCCGAATCGGACGAAGCCGTGCTGCGCGACCTGCTGCGCCAGAGCGGCGGCTGACCGTGAACCTCGACCTGCTCACTCCCCTGTTGCTGCCGTTGGCTTCCTGGCCGGTGGCGCGCTGGGTCGCGCCCCGGTTGTCGCCGCGGCTGGGCAGCTGGCTGCTCGCCGGTTCCGCGCTGGTGCTGGCGATAGGCAGCACGGCCACGCTCGCGGTGCTCGCGGCGGCGGGGCTCGCGCAGCTGCCGTTCGTCGGCGAACTGGGCGATTTCTCCGCGGTCGCGTTCCACGGGGCCGACGCGGTGAACCTGTGGCTGGCGATCGCCTGCGGGGTCGCGCTCGTCGTCGCCGGGGCCGCGTTGACGCGTGCGGCGCTGCAGTACGTGCGCTGGCATCGGAAGGTGCACGCCGAGCTGAACACGCATACCCGCGAGGCCGGCTTCGTGCTGTTGCCGGGCGAGGAACCGGTCGCGTTCGCGGTGGCCGGAGGCGGCGGCCGGATCGCGGTGTCCAGCGGCATGCTCTCCGCGCTGGAACCCTCGGAACGCCGCGCGCTGCTGGCCCACGAACGCGCGCATCTGCGGCTGCGGCACCACGTTTTCGCCGCGATCGTGACGGTCTCGACCACGGTCAATCCACTGCTGCGTCCGCTCGGCGCGGCGGCCCGGTTCGCGCTGGAACGCTGGGCGGACGAGGCGGCCGCGGACCGCGTCGGCGACCGGAAGCTGGTGGCCACGGCGGTCGCGAAGGCCGCGTTGGCCAGCCGGTCCCAGCCGTCGCTCGCGCTTGCCGCGACCGGCGGGCCGGTGCCGCAACGGGTGCGTGCGCTGCTGTCCGCCCCGTCGTCGCATTCGCGGCGGAACCCGTTGGCAGCGGTGGCCGTGGCGGCGGTGCTCGGCGCGTGCGCCTGGTCAGCGGCCAGCACGCTCGACGCGGCGACCGACCTCCACTCCGGACTCGAGACCGCGCAGCGCGCCGCTTGCGTGCTCGCGCAGGGGTCCCACGGCGAGTCCGCGCTCCCGGCACTCCGACACCAGCACCGGGACTGCGCCGAGCGCTGAGCGCCACGCCCCCGGCGCGGCGGCGACGTCGGAGTCGTGCAGCAGAATCGTGCCGCCGCCGTTCAGCCTTCGGCACACGGTGCGCACGACCGAGCGCGGAGTGGCGCGACTGGTCCAGTCGAATCCCCAGGTAGTCCACAAAACGGGCCGAAGTCCGAGCCTGTGCGCCGAGACCAAGGCGCTCGCGCTGAACACTCCGTACGGCGCGCGCAGCCACTGGGGTCGCGTGCCGGTGATGAGTTCGATCAGGTCGACGGTGCGGGTCAGGTCGTCGTGCAGGGCCTTCGGGGAGCGGCGCAGGAAGCAGCGGTGATCCCAGCCGTGGACCGCGATCTCGTGTCCGGCCGCGGCGATCTCCCGGCCCAGCTCCGGCGCGGCGGCCAGTTCCCGGCCCAGCACGAAGAAGGTCGCGCGGACGTCGAGCTTCTCAAGCGCTCGGAGGAACTGTGGCGTGGACTCCGGGTTCGGGCCGTCGTCGAAGGTGAGTGCCACGTGGCCGGGGTCGCCTCGTCCGGCCAGCTTGGGCGTTCGCAGCTGCGGGACGAACAACGCGGCTGGCGCCGCGTGCGCGACTGCTGCGGCGGCGAGTCCGCGGATCATCCGGCCGCCTTGACCGGTCGGCGCAGCAGCCACTCGAGCGCCTCGGTCAGTTCGGTGAGCGAGTGGACCCACGGCACGATGCCGTCGTTGTGCAGCACCGCGGCGTTGGCTCGGCCGTGGCCGGGCAGGCAGCGGTAGGTCAGCACTGGCAGGCCGGTCGCGAGCGCCTCCGACGTCGTCAGCCCGCCCGCGTTCTGCACCACGACGTCGCACGCGCGCATCAGTTCCGGCATCCGGTCGACCCAACCGAATACGTGCCGGTGTCCGGTTTTCCGGAGTTTTTCGGCCAGCACTTCGTTGCGGCCGCACACCACGACCGGCTCGACGAGACCGGTCGCGAGGAGGTCGTCGGCGGTCTGTCCGATTTGGCCGACGCCCCAGGAACCGGCCACGACCAACGCGAGCGGGCCGTCGTGCGGAAGGCCGAAGGCGAGCCGGAGCCGCAGCCGTTCGGTGATCCCGGCGGCGGGCCGGAAGGCGGGTGCGACCAGCGGACGCGAGACGAGCGTGCGACCGGCTCCGAGCGCTTGGGCTTGACGGGCGGCGGTTTCGTTGGGGGCGACGGTGAGCGTCGCGTCCGGGCTCACGCACAGCCGGTGCACCGACGGGTCGGTGAGGTAGACAACCAGCGGCGCGGTCAGTTCTTTCGACCGCCGCAGCCGGGCTACCGCGTGGGTGGCGAGCGGGTAGGTCGATACGACGACGTCGGTGTCTTCGGAGTTCTCGGCGAGCAGGTCCCGCAGCCGCGGCGTGGCGAGTCCGGCGAACCGGCGGGCGGCTCCGGCCAGCGCGGGGGTGCCGAGGGCGCTGAGCAGCCAGTCCCAGCTGCGCGGGACCGTGTTCAGCTGCTGGTGGTAGGCGCCGCAGAGCAGTTCGCCGAGCCTTCCGGGCAGCAGGTCCAGGAAATCGGCGCGGACGACCTGCGCGCCGCGGCCGGAAAACCACCGGTCCAGTTCCCTGGCGGCACCGTCGTGCCCCGCTCCGATCCGGGCGGACACGATCACCACGCGGGCCATCGGGCACCTCTCTCTGCTTCTACACTGCTGTAGTAAAACTACATCGCTGTAGAATGAGAGTCGAGGCCGGGCCGCTTCGCGGAGATACACCGTCTGTCCGACATTCCGGGCGCCGTCTCCGCAAATTGGGGTAAGCGGTAACCCGTCCAGGTGAGACGCCCGCTACCGTGGGTCTTTCGACCACCGGATGTGGCAGGAAGAGGAACCCCGATGCGTCGCAAGACTTCAAGCGCGCTCCGCGTCGCCCAGGTGCTCCTGGCCGTAGTTTCGCTGCTGGTCCTCGGCGGCACCGCGTTCGCGTGGTCGAAGCTGAACCAGATCACCGACGGCCTGACCAGGTCCGATGTGATCGGCTCCGGCTCGAACTCGCCGATGGACGAGCAGAACATCCTGATGGTCGGCCTGGACACGCGCACCGACGCGGAGGGCAATCCGCTGCCCGAGGACGTGCTCGACCAGCTGCACGCGGGCGGCGCGGAGGACGGCGGCGACACGACCGACACGATGATCGTCGTGCACATTCCGGCCGGGGGCGGGCAAGCGACGGCCATTTCGATCCCGCGTGACTCTTATGTCCAGCTTGCCGGGAAGTTCGGGAAGCATAAGATCAACTCGGCTTATACCTATGGGCAGATGGCGCGGAAGGCCGAGTTGAAGGCCGCTGGCGAGTCTGGGGCGCAGCTGGAGACTGATTCGGCGCAGGCTGGGGCCAAGACTGCTATTGAGACTGTGCAGCAGTTGACCGGGCTGAAGATCACGCATTATGCGGCGGTTAATCTTGCTGGGTTTTATTATGTCAGCCAGGCTGTGGGCGGCGTGCCGGTTTGCCTTAAGGCCCCCGTGAAGGATTCTTATTCTGGGGCTAATTTTGGCGCTGGGCCGCAGAATGTGTCCGGGGCGCAGGCGTTGCAGTTTGTTCGACAGCGGCATGGGTTGCCTAACGGGGATCTGGATCGGATCAAGCGGCAGCAGGTTTTCATGGCTTCCATGGCCAAGACTATTCTTTCCGCTGGGACGTTGACGGATCCCAGTAAGCTGGATGCGTTGATTGGGGCGGTTAAGAAGGCTGTTATTGTTGATACTAACTGGGATTTGTTGGCGTTTGCTCAGCAGCTGCATGGGATGAGTGCTGGGAGTATCAATTTCGTCACTGTGCCGGTGGTTAGTATTACGTTGAAGACGCCCAATGACGGGGATGCGGTGCAGGTGGATCCGCAGCAGGTGCAGCGGTTTGTTCGGGAGCAGACTGGTGGGGGTCCTTCTTCGCCGTCTTCTTCTGCTTCTGCGCCGCCGCCGTCGTCGTCTGGTGGGGATCCTGCGCTGGCGTCTTACGTGGTGGATGTGCGCAACTCGTCTGGGGTGGATGGGTTGGCTAATCGGGTTGCTGACAAGCTTGCTGCTGCCGGGTATCAGCGGGGGTCTATTTCCAATAGTGCTACTCGGCGGACTTCTACTGTTTATTACGGGCATGGGCAGCGTTCTCAGGCTGATGCTATTGCGGAGAAGCTTGGCGGGGTTGCGGTAGCTTCGGATTCTTCGTTGGAGAAGGATCATTTTCGGGTTTATTTGGGGCAGAAGTATTCGGATGATTCTTCGGTTCGTCCGGCTGCTGCTCCGGTGGTTATGGGGCCTCCTGCTGGGGGTGCTCCCGAGATTACGGCTGATGGGGTTACTTGCGTTAACTGACTGCTCGTCGCCCTGGGGGGCGACATTGCTGGTTGTGGGTTGCGTGGGGCACCCCGAAGTTTGATTGTGCTGACGGTTCGGGGGTGCTTGTCAAGGCGGGAAAGATGCCTTGACAAGCACCCCCGAACCGCAGAGAGGCTTCGTATCGGGGATGGGGGAGGGAGTGGGTGCCCCCGGTGTTTGGGTGCACTGGCGGCGGTTTGTTGCGCGGCTTGGGTGCGTGGTTGCTTTGAGTGGGGCGGCGTCCGGGTAGCGGGTAGCGGGTAGCGCCCCAATGTGGCATTGGGTGCATGGGACGCACCCAATGTGGCGTTCGGTGCGTCAGACGCACCCAATGCCACATTGGGGAGATCTCGGCGGGGTCGGCGGGGAGCGGTCCGTGAAGGGCTCCTTGAGGGAATCTAATTCCCTCAAGGAGCCCTTCACGTCCGACAGAGGGGTCGTGAGGGGAACCCTGAGGGACTCAGGGTCCGTGAAGGTGGCCCTCACGGACGGCGGAGGATCGCGAGGGAATGCAAAACGGGCCGGTCCTCGCGGACCGGCCCGTTTGTTATTGGGTTAAGCAGCGATCAGGCGTTGCTGCGCCGGCGGCGGACCACCAGCATCATTGCGCCGCCTGCGATTACCAGGGCGGCACCGATTCCGATGGGGAGCGCGGCGTTCACGCCGGTGTTCGCCAGCGGGGTCTGGCCCGAGTTGTTGCCGCCGGCCGCGGGGGCGGTCGTCGCGGGGGCGGTGGTGACCGGGCCCGTTTCGGTCCAGGTGCCCGTTGCGGCGGCCTGGACGCTGCTCTTCTGCGACTGCGCCACGATCAGCGACTGCGCCGGCTTGTCGGCGTAGTTCTTCGCCACGAACAGGCGGCCCGTGTTGACGTCGCCCGCGGCCTTCACCGCGAGTTCGGCCGTGCCGGGCTTTGCGTCCTTCGGGACGTCCAGGAACAGCTTCGTGCCGTTCTTGATCGCCGACGACTTGATCTCCTCGCCATTTTCACCGACCAGCTTCACGCCCTCGGGGAGCTTGCTCGTGAAGTCGGTGATGCTGCCGGTCGTCGCGACGGTGAACGGGCCGATCTTCGTGCCCGCTTCGCCGCTTGCCTTGGCGGGGGTGATGCTCAGCGCCGGCTTCGTCTCCTCGACACCGGTGTTCGCGTCGCCGGTCAGGTAGTCGTACAGCGCGAGCACGTCGGCTGCCTCGTCCTCGGAACCGTTGGCCAGCGGGTTCTTGGCGTCGAGATCCTTGCCGTCGCTGTAGTGCCACACCGCGGCCTGGGTCGCGGTCAGCGCTTCCTCCGTGGACAGACCGTCGTGGAGCTTGACGCCCTTGTCGCTCAGCGTCTTCTCGAGGGTCGCGACGTCCTCGGCCGGGAAGCTGTGGTGCAGCACCCAGTTGATGTTCTTGTTGTTCTTGCGGAACGGCGACTTCGCGTCGGGGTAGTCGTTCCAGGCGTGCTCGAGCATCGGCTCGCCGAAGCGCGCGCCGACCTCGATCTGCACGCAGTACATCTTCGAGAGGGCGCCGTCGGACAGCTTGAAGTTGAACAGGGTCGTCTGGACCTTGCCCTTGCCGGCGATGTTGACGTCGAAGCCCGACGTGCCGCCGGACACCAGCTCGCCCGAGGCGGCGCCGCTCCGCGCCGCGGGGGCGTTGTCATCCGCGAGGGCGACCGGCGCGGCGATCATGAGCGCCGCTGCCGCGGACGCCGCCGCGGCCCCTCCCCGGACCAGCATTGACCTGCCGTGCATGCTTTCTCCCATCAAGTCCCGAACCACGAACGACGGACCGCGTGAGACAACATCTCCCCGACCACAGCGGCCACCAATTCGGGTGAAGAATCCACCCAGTCAAGCGATGGCGAAGCATACACAGGGCGCACATGTGCACTGTGGGTGGTCCCCCGTGTGCGCTTCCGTACCACCAGTCGGAGTCGTTCCTCCTCTTGCGTTGCTCTGGGTAGGTGTGCGAGGAGCTGGGGAAACCCGCGAAAGAAAGGGCGTAAACGTTGAACAAGCAACCTTCGGCGGACGTGCTGGCCGCGTTCGGCTGTGCCGGTGCGCCGGTTCGGATGGAGGGCGGGAAAGGCGAGGCTTGGCGCGCCGGGGACGTGGTGCTGAAACCGGTGGAGTTCGCTCCGGAAACGCGGTGGCGGGCGGCGGCGCTCGCCGAGGTGGCGGAGTCCGCGGAGTTCCGGATCGCTCGTCCGCTTCGGACTCGCGACGGAGAATGGATCGCCGGGAACAGAACCTCCGCCGGTGATCCGCCGCTCGGCTGGGAGGCGAGCCGGCTGGTCCCGGGCCGCCCGGACACTTCCCGGCCCGACGACGCGATTCGGGCCGGGATCGCGTTCCATCAGGCGATCGCTCACCTGCCACGTCCGGACTTCCTCGAGTTCCGCGACGATCCCTGGTCCGTCGGCGACCGGATGGCCTGGGAGGAATTGCCGCCCGAAGGCTCGGCGACCGCGCGCGACCTCCTTCGCCCGTTGTTCGAGGCGCGCCGCCGGGTCGAGATGCCCGCGCAGGCGGTGCACGGCGATCTCCCCGGCAACGTCCTCTTCGCGCCGGGACAGCCGCCCGCGGTGATCGACTGGGCGGTCTACTGGCGACCGCCGTCCTGGGCCGCCGCGGTGGCGGTCGTCGACGCGTTGTGCTGGTACGGCGCGGATCCCGGCCTGATCGAGCGCTGGGCGCATCTGCCGGAATGGCGGCAGATGCTGATCCGCGCGCTGATCTACCGGATCGTCACGCACGACGTCGCCGAGGACTGGACGCCCGGCCAGGTCGCCGCTTACCAGCCCGCGGTCGCGGCCGTGCTCAGTTGACCAGGTTCTCCAGCGGCTCGCCCTTCGCGTAGTGGGCGAGCTGCCGTTCGGCCAGCCGCTTCGCGCGCGGGTAGAACGAATCCGAACCGCCGGCGATGTGCGGGGTGATGATCGCGCCGTCGAGGGTCCACAGAGGATGGTCGGCGGGCAGCGGTTCCGGGTCTACGACGTCCAGCGCGGCCCGTAGGCGACCGGCCGAAACTTCGGCGGTGAGTGCGTCCGTGTCCACGGCGGTGCCGCGGCCGACGTTGACGACCAGCGCGGTGTCCGGCAGCAGAGCCAGTTCCGCGGCGCCGAGGAGGCCGCGCGTCTGCGGGGTGTCGGGCAGGACGAGGACGACGATGTCCGCGGTCGGCAGGAGTTCCGGCAGTTCGGCGATGCCGTGCACGCCGGAGCGCGCGGTGCTGGCGACCCGGACCACCTCGGCCTCGCCCGCTTCCAGGTACCGCTCGATGGCGCGGCCGATCGAGCCGTAGCCGACCAGCAGGACGCGGCAGTCGGCGAGCGAGCGCGTGTGCACCCGGTCCCACGACCCGGTCCGCTCCTGCGCGAACCAGCGCGGGAAATACCGTTGCGCGGCAAGGATCAGCGCGAGCGCGTGCTCGGCGACGCTGAGGTCGTGCAGGCCCCGTCCGTTCGCCAGCCGCACGCCGGACGGGACGAGCGGCAGCAGGTTGTCGTAACCCGAGGAGAGGGTCTGGACCGCGCGCAGCGACGGCAGTTCGGGGATCAGCTTCGCCGCCGCCGGACCCTGGTCGTAGGGCAGGACGTAGAACTCGACGTCGTCGAGGCCGTCCGGCGGGGCGCCGCGGCCGTCCCACACGACCGCGTTCAGTTCGGCCGGAACGGAAATGTCGGACCAGGGCACCAGTACACGCGCGGTCATGCTCGCCTTTCCTTCGTCTTCGCCGGAACCGCGAGCACGAGCACCGCGGCCGCGGCCATTGTCCCCGCCAGCATCAAGAACGCGGCGGCCGTGCTGCCGGTGACGGATTCGAGCCAGCCGACCAGGTAGGTCCCGAGGAACCCGCCGAGCGCGCCCGCGGCGTTGACCACGGCCACCGCCACCCCGGCGGTCCGCTGCGGCAGGAGTTCGGAAATCATCGCGAAGAACGGGCCGTACGGCGCGTACAACGCCACCGCGGCGACCGCAAGCAGCACGAACGCCCACCAGAAGTGCTGCTTGCCCAAGAGGTACGAACCGTAGAACGCGACCGCGCCGGCCAGCAGCCACGGCCACACGAACCGCCGCCGCGCTCCGGACCGGTCCGAACCGCGCGAGTTGAGCAGCATCGCCACCACCGCGAACGCGTACGGAATCGCCGACAGCAACCCGGTCGCGCCGATCCCGGCCGACGAACCCGCCTTGACGATCGACGGCAGCCAGAACACGAAGCCGTAAACCCCGATGCTCCACAACAGATACTGCGCCGCCAGCAGCAGAACCGCCTTGGACCGCAGCACTTCGCGCACCGGACGCTCGGCCGGTTCCGGCAGCTGCGCCTGTTCCGCGGCGATCGCGCGTTCGACCGCGTCGCGACCGGCCGGGTCGAGCCACGGCGTGTCGGCGGGCCGGTCGCGGACCTGCGCGCGGAACACGAAAGCCCAGATGAGCGCCGGGATTCCCTCGATGACGAACATGCCGCGCCAGGACGTCGCCTCGATCAAATACCCGGACGCCGCCGACAGCCACATCACCGTGACCGGGTTGCCGAGGATCAGGAAAGCGTTGGCCCGGCCGCGTTCGGCCTTCGTGAACCACCGCGCGAGCAGCACCACGAGCGCGGGCAGCACCGCCGCTTCCACCGCGCCGAGCAGGAACCGGACCACGATCAGCACCGGCACCGAGCTGAGCAGGCCCTGCGCGGTCGCCAGGACGCCCCACGCGAGCACCGACCAGAAGATCAGGCTCCGCACGCTGCGGCGGTCGGCGTAGAGCACGCCGGGGACCTGCAGCAGGAAGTAGCCGAGGAAGAACGACGCGGCGATCAGGCCGGACGTCGTGCTCGTGAGGTGCAGTTCCTCGGCCATGCCGCCCGCGGTCGCGATCGAGAAGTTCGACCGGTCGAGGTAGGCGAGGCTGTAGGTGACGAAGACGATCGGGATCAACCGCAGCCAGCGCTGCCTCCCGAGCGTGCCCGCCTGCTCGACGGTGTTCATCCGGTACTCCTGTCGCCGCTGACCCAAGTCCTTGACGCGCTTTCCGTCATCTGGAAAGCTATTCCGCAATGCGGTGAGAGGCAGTGTGCGTCGCCGCGCGCGGGACGTCAAGGGGGTCCGATGGCGGACATGGTCGGCAAGGCTCTGCGGGTGCTGTCCCTGCTCGGCGGCTACCCCGAGGGCGTGCCGCTCTCCGAACTGGCGCGGGCCGCCGGGTATCCGGTGAGCACGACGCATCGGCTGCTGAGTTCCTTGCAGAGCGAGGGATTCGCGCGCAACGACCCGGTTTCGAAGCGGTATTCGCTGGGGTTGCGGCTGTTCGAGCTGGGCCAGTCGGTATCGCAGGCGCGCGGGTTCGCCGGGGTCGCGCTGCCGGTGATGCAGAAGCTGTCCGCGGAGACCGGCGAGCCGACGCTGCTGGCCGTGCTGGACGGGCACAACCAGGTCTACGTGCACTCGGTGCAGGGGTCGCAGCGGCTGCAGATCCGCGGCGAACCGGGCGCGCGGGGGCCGCTGCACTGCACGTCGATGGGCAAATGCCTGATCGCGTTCGCGGCGAACCGGGACGAGCTGGTCGCCTCCCTGGAGCTGCCTGCGCTGGGCCCGCGCACGATCACCTCGCGGGAGGCGTTCGCGGCGGAGATCGCGGCGGTGCGCGAACGGGGTTTCGCGATCGCCGACGAGGAGCACGAGGAAGGCATCCGCGCGGTCGGCGTGCCGATCCGGACTCCGGACGGGACCGCCATCGCCGCGTTGTCCACCGCGGCACCGGCTTATCGGCTGACGGTGGCTCAGCTGGAGGAATTCGTGCCCGCTTTGCGTGCTGCGGCACGGGAACTGGCGGCAGTGCTGCCCCGGTGAGCGCTTACGCGCCGATCTGCTCCCGGATCCACGAGACGAGCTGGTCCACGCGCGCCGCGGTTTCGAGGCCGGGCTGCGGACAGTCCGGGCCGAAGTTCTCGACCGCGATCAGCGTGTTCTTTCCCTTCACCGGCACGAAAAACGGCGAACCCGAGTCGTCCGGGCAGGGGCTGTTCTCGACGGTGCGCTTCTTCAGCGGTTCGAGGGTGATCTCGTTCTTGCGCACCTCGTCGACCTGGAAGTCGCCGCGTTTGAGGTGGTCGGTCTGCACGATGACCTTCGAGGACAGCGAACCCCAGCCGACGAACGTCGTGTGCTGGCCCGGATCCGGCGGGCCGTCCGGCAGCGCGAGCGGTTCGATGTCGGTGACCGGCTCGGAGAGTTTGGCGAGCGCGAGGTCGTTGACCGCGGACTGGCGCGTGTCCACGATCTTCAGCACGTGCCCGCGCGGGTCGGAATCGGTGAGCTTCCCGATCGCGGCGGTCATCGTGTAGTCGGGTTTGCCGCTGACGCGCGTGCCGTCGAGGTCGTGGAAGCAGTGGCCCGCGGTGATGACCCACTGCGGGGCGATCAGCGAACCGCTGCAGCCGCCGGTGCGGACGCCGCCGCCCTTCTCCGGAATGTCCTTTGCGGACAGTTTGACGCTGAACGGCGTCGGGTGGTCGGGCAACGCGGGCGGCGCCGTCGAAGCTTGGGCCTTGCCGCCGCTGACGGTGCTGCTCGCGTTGCCCGCGTTGCCGCCGGAGCTGCGGGCGACGGCGACGTTCGACACCGGCTTCGCGGTCTCGGCCTCGGCGGTCCGGTGCAGGCCGACGTAGGCCCCGGCGAGCCCGGCCCCCACGATCGTGGCGGCCGCCACGGCACCCAGCCGAAGGCTCGTCCGCTGAGCGGAGCGTGACTTTGCGTTCACCACGGGGTCCAAGATAGCGAAGTTGTTAACCCGAATGAGTGAGTGTGCCCGATTAATCCGGCGACCAGGGTAGAAACTGACACGGCTGATACGCCACGTCCGCGGTTGGTCACGGAATGCTAACGGCGCGGGTGCGTTTTGCCTGGCGGCTGGGCCGTTCGGCCGCCGGGCCCGGATTGTGGCGGTTGTTCCCGTTCAGCGGGACACCTGGCTCCCGGCGACTCCCCGGCTAGGCGTGCGGCAGGTACCGGGGTGCCTGCCGCGCGTGGGACGCCTGCTCGTACGCGTAGGCGAAGGCGAGCAGCTGAGCGTCGTGGTACTTCGCGCCCAGGAACGAGATCCCGACCGGCAGCGGACCGGCGAATCCGGCTGGCACCGTGATGTTCGGGCAGCCCGCGACGGACGTGTTGCGGGTGCTGCTCAGGAACCTCGGGTCGCCGGGGCGGTCCAGAGGGGAGGCGGGCAAGCCGCTCAGGGTGACGATCGCGTCGAGGCCTTTCGCGGCCAACACGTCGTCGATCGACCGTTGCGCGAGTCCCGTCGCGGCGGCGCGGTGGCGGCGGTACGTCTGGTCGGTCAGGATGCCGTCGGCCTTGTTCGCGTCGATCAGCAGGCTTTGGTCGAAGAGCGGCATTTCGACGTCGCGGTGCTGGTCGTTGTAGGCGATCAGCTCGGACAGATTCCGCGGATGGTCGCCGGGGGTCACGGCCAGGTAGGCGTTCAGGTCATGCTTGCACTCGGTCAGCAACGCGGGGAGGAGATCCGGGGTGACTGACCAGGAGATGTCCTCGACGTCGGCCCCGTCAACGACCGTCACGCCCAGCGAGCGCAGAGTGTGCACTGTGGACTCGAAGACGCGATCGGCTTGCTCGTCGATGCCGGTGTGACCCTTACGCCAGATACCGATTCGCTGGCCGCGCAAGGCGTTTCGGTCCAAGCGCAGGTCCTTCGGAATCGCTGCCTCGGCGGCGACCGAGGCGGGGTCCGCTGGGTCGGCACCGGCTAGTACGGAGAGGGTGAGCGCGGCGTCGGTGACGTTGCGCGCGATCGGACCGGGAGTGTCGTGCTGAGCGGTGATCGGCACGACACCGCTGCGGCTCACCACGCCGAGGCTGGTCTTCACGCCGACCGTCGAGGTCGCGGCCGCCGGGCACACGATCGAACCGTCGGTCTCGGTGCCGATGGCGACCGTCGCGAGACCGGCCGCCGCGGCGACCGCGGAGCCGCTTGACGAACCGCATGGGCTGCGGTCCAGCGCGTACGGATTGCGGGTCTGGCCCGCGACTCCGCTCCAGCCGGGGATCTGTGCGTCCGAGCGGAAGTTCGACCATTCCGACAGGTTCGCTTTGCCGAGCACGATCGCACCGGCGGCGCGCAGGCGCTGGACCAGGAACGCGTCCTTGGCCGGACGCGAACCGAGCATCGCGGTCGACCCGGCGGTGGTGGTTTGCCGGTCCGCGGTGTCGATGTTTTCCTTCAGCAGTACC
The nucleotide sequence above comes from Amycolatopsis sp. AA4. Encoded proteins:
- a CDS encoding 2-hydroxyacid dehydrogenase codes for the protein MTARVLVPWSDISVPAELNAVVWDGRGAPPDGLDDVEFYVLPYDQGPAAAKLIPELPSLRAVQTLSSGYDNLLPLVPSGVRLANGRGLHDLSVAEHALALILAAQRYFPRWFAQERTGSWDRVHTRSLADCRVLLVGYGSIGRAIERYLEAGEAEVVRVASTARSGVHGIAELPELLPTADIVVLVLPDTPQTRGLLGAAELALLPDTALVVNVGRGTAVDTDALTAEVSAGRLRAALDVVDPEPLPADHPLWTLDGAIITPHIAGGSDSFYPRAKRLAERQLAHYAKGEPLENLVN
- a CDS encoding MFS transporter — protein: MNTVEQAGTLGRQRWLRLIPIVFVTYSLAYLDRSNFSIATAGGMAEELHLTSTTSGLIAASFFLGYFLLQVPGVLYADRRSVRSLIFWSVLAWGVLATAQGLLSSVPVLIVVRFLLGAVEAAVLPALVVLLARWFTKAERGRANAFLILGNPVTVMWLSAASGYLIEATSWRGMFVIEGIPALIWAFVFRAQVRDRPADTPWLDPAGRDAVERAIAAEQAQLPEPAERPVREVLRSKAVLLLAAQYLLWSIGVYGFVFWLPSIVKAGSSAGIGATGLLSAIPYAFAVVAMLLNSRGSDRSGARRRFVWPWLLAGAVAFYGSYLLGKQHFWWAFVLLAVAAVALYAPYGPFFAMISELLPQRTAGVAVAVVNAAGALGGFLGTYLVGWLESVTGSTAAAFLMLAGTMAAAAVLVLAVPAKTKERRA
- a CDS encoding IclR family transcriptional regulator; the encoded protein is MADMVGKALRVLSLLGGYPEGVPLSELARAAGYPVSTTHRLLSSLQSEGFARNDPVSKRYSLGLRLFELGQSVSQARGFAGVALPVMQKLSAETGEPTLLAVLDGHNQVYVHSVQGSQRLQIRGEPGARGPLHCTSMGKCLIAFAANRDELVASLELPALGPRTITSREAFAAEIAAVRERGFAIADEEHEEGIRAVGVPIRTPDGTAIAALSTAAPAYRLTVAQLEEFVPALRAAARELAAVLPR
- a CDS encoding trypsin-like serine protease, with the protein product MAAATIVGAGLAGAYVGLHRTAEAETAKPVSNVAVARSSGGNAGNASSTVSGGKAQASTAPPALPDHPTPFSVKLSAKDIPEKGGGVRTGGCSGSLIAPQWVITAGHCFHDLDGTRVSGKPDYTMTAAIGKLTDSDPRGHVLKIVDTRQSAVNDLALAKLSEPVTDIEPLALPDGPPDPGQHTTFVGWGSLSSKVIVQTDHLKRGDFQVDEVRKNEITLEPLKKRTVENSPCPDDSGSPFFVPVKGKNTLIAVENFGPDCPQPGLETAARVDQLVSWIREQIGA
- a CDS encoding amidase, which translates into the protein MRTSLKRLSAAVLTAAGLFVPAAADASPSRFLDRTTIPDLQRAMDHRQLTAEQLTRGYLRRIEELNPKLHAVVQTNPDALAAAKESDTRRRAHSSRSALEGIPVLLKENIDTADRQTTTAGSTAMLGSRPAKDAFLVQRLRAAGAIVLGKANLSEWSNFRSDAQIPGWSGVAGQTRNPYALDRSPCGSSSGSAVAAAAGLATVAIGTETDGSIVCPAAATSTVGVKTSLGVVSRSGVVPITAQHDTPGPIARNVTDAALTLSVLAGADPADPASVAAEAAIPKDLRLDRNALRGQRIGIWRKGHTGIDEQADRVFESTVHTLRSLGVTVVDGADVEDISWSVTPDLLPALLTECKHDLNAYLAVTPGDHPRNLSELIAYNDQHRDVEMPLFDQSLLIDANKADGILTDQTYRRHRAAATGLAQRSIDDVLAAKGLDAIVTLSGLPASPLDRPGDPRFLSSTRNTSVAGCPNITVPAGFAGPLPVGISFLGAKYHDAQLLAFAYAYEQASHARQAPRYLPHA